Proteins from a single region of Candidatus Cloacimonadaceae bacterium:
- a CDS encoding MotA/TolQ/ExbB proton channel family protein, with the protein MKTKNIVLVVLALATSFGFLFAQDAAAAQPATSGGVTLVTIFNDSGVFGYMILLVFVIGIVYGIVRYIQLYQREKIDAQKFYLKLKGYIKNDQIDEAAKIAESFKTTTLGFIFWSGLRVFLDARKNKKGEELSKAVQNAFEEAVLQTVHKLDGGLFWFGTLAQISTYLGLLGTIWGLLIAFDGLANAPDNMKNQMLTNGIKTAIGTTAMGLFAAIPLTLIQGGLVTRSQKLINDIDEHCVKLINHLNNTIIKG; encoded by the coding sequence ATGAAAACAAAAAATATCGTACTCGTAGTCTTGGCACTGGCTACCAGCTTTGGGTTCTTGTTCGCTCAAGACGCAGCGGCTGCACAACCAGCTACTTCTGGAGGAGTCACCCTTGTTACTATCTTCAATGATAGCGGAGTATTTGGGTACATGATTTTACTGGTGTTTGTAATCGGAATCGTCTATGGTATAGTTCGCTATATCCAGCTTTATCAGCGTGAGAAGATCGATGCTCAAAAGTTCTATCTCAAGCTGAAAGGCTATATCAAAAACGATCAGATTGATGAAGCGGCAAAGATCGCCGAGAGTTTTAAAACGACAACATTGGGATTCATCTTCTGGAGTGGCTTGAGAGTCTTCCTCGACGCCCGCAAAAACAAAAAGGGTGAGGAGCTCAGCAAAGCCGTGCAAAACGCCTTCGAAGAAGCAGTACTGCAAACTGTCCACAAACTGGATGGCGGATTGTTCTGGTTTGGCACCTTGGCTCAGATTTCCACCTATCTTGGTCTTCTGGGAACGATCTGGGGACTTCTTATTGCCTTCGACGGACTGGCAAACGCTCCCGATAACATGAAGAATCAAATGCTCACCAATGGCATCAAAACAGCTATCGGAACCACTGCCATGGGCTTGTTTGCCGCTATTCCGCTCACCCTGATTCAGGGCGGACTTGTCACCCGTTCCCAAAAACTTATCAACGATATTGACGAACACTGTGTGAAGCTTATCAACCACTTGAACAACACTATTATCAAAGGATAG
- a CDS encoding biopolymer transporter ExbD, whose amino-acid sequence MGIREKLRSSDKETRRVRQKFEEVKGLSITSLLDVLTIILVFLIKNVSMEAQKIAVPDNMQFPTTMQTDVLTEQQSTTIVKMYPDRVLIGTENTYFGTLQDLVEDQGKRSKILEYLQLLAQQIMEHPDKNEPCLLVQADASIPVQYVTTMVQLGTSSYYKYIYFSTLKDTDWLKKQTGEK is encoded by the coding sequence ATGGGAATTAGAGAAAAACTACGTTCATCAGACAAAGAAACCCGCCGCGTACGTCAGAAGTTCGAAGAAGTAAAAGGACTTTCGATCACATCGTTGCTTGATGTGTTGACCATTATTTTGGTCTTCCTGATCAAGAACGTGTCCATGGAAGCCCAAAAAATCGCCGTGCCGGACAACATGCAGTTTCCCACAACCATGCAAACTGACGTTCTTACCGAGCAACAGAGCACGACGATCGTAAAAATGTATCCCGACCGTGTTCTTATTGGGACTGAAAACACCTATTTCGGAACCCTTCAAGACTTGGTGGAAGATCAGGGAAAACGCAGTAAGATATTGGAATACCTGCAGCTACTTGCGCAGCAGATCATGGAGCATCCGGATAAGAATGAACCCTGCCTCCTCGTTCAAGCTGATGCATCCATACCGGTTCAGTATGTAACAACCATGGTTCAACTTGGCACCAGTTCGTATTATAAGTACATTTATTTTTCAACTCTGAAAGATACTGATTGGCTTAAGAAACAAACTGGCGAGAAATAG
- the priA gene encoding primosomal protein N', which produces MYYIIHLPIGISKEFVYSSVEPVAEGARVLVSFNRREMMGICGKAYHQKPDSRIAYKPVNEVLDFIPILPIELIKLGEWLADYYHCSVGQALFAMLPALLAPDIDALLRWVGKEVPPQFANLHKLLQDGEFASLALLRSRNRGFPPFILAEMAEESGLVEIQRRVSQRDKPRTVNFIRIINQDIDIHALPTKQKEAMELILAHPEDFPMSEISSLVSYSVVKALVKKGWITIYPRKIAVRSIFLDPVGLPKEIDLNPEQRGAIEAINSAYGKFGVNLLFGITGSGKTEVYINVIRSYLSEGKSVLFLIPEIALTPQMVERFQSEFGAVLAIFHSQLSDRERLIQWRRIAAGECRIVIGARSAVFAPLPKLGLIIVDEEHEQSYKQDNNPRYNGRDTAIVRAMLQGAQVIIGSATPSLESWQNAQKGKYAMQVLSSRPLDYKLPEVQIINLCDEPERELLSETMLHAINQRLERKEQVILFQNRRGYSSYMQCLKCGKLITCGNCEISMYYHRDSEEMQCHYCGFHIPSPRKCPHCGSFSFSYGAPGTQKVEQTLKLCFPQAKILRLDSDSSRKKDSHSSMYKRMKNQEIDILLGTQMISKGLDFPFVTLVGIVMADISLNVPDFRAAERTFQLITQVAGRSGRGERNGEVLIQTYNPRHYAIDHASRQDYPAFAEEEMSYRRRLYYPPYYRLARILYQAKDLEILKSVMADLQQCTLKLRGLQSVGDLLILGPVAAPFAKLNNLFRYHLILKARTIGIMSLALKFIGENLKLPSAVNAQMDVDPMGLM; this is translated from the coding sequence ATGTACTACATTATTCATCTGCCTATTGGAATCAGTAAGGAATTTGTCTATTCATCGGTCGAGCCGGTGGCAGAGGGAGCGCGCGTCCTCGTTTCCTTCAACCGCAGGGAGATGATGGGCATTTGCGGCAAAGCCTATCATCAAAAGCCGGATTCCCGCATTGCATATAAACCCGTCAACGAAGTATTGGATTTTATTCCCATCCTGCCGATCGAGCTAATCAAACTGGGAGAGTGGCTCGCGGACTATTATCACTGTTCTGTCGGTCAAGCTCTATTTGCCATGCTGCCTGCGCTTTTGGCACCCGACATCGATGCCCTGCTCAGATGGGTGGGAAAAGAAGTGCCGCCCCAATTTGCCAATCTGCACAAATTGCTACAGGATGGCGAGTTTGCCAGCCTAGCCTTGCTTAGGTCAAGGAACAGGGGCTTTCCTCCCTTCATACTCGCTGAAATGGCTGAAGAGTCGGGTTTGGTGGAAATCCAGCGTCGGGTCAGTCAAAGGGACAAACCCCGGACGGTCAATTTTATTCGTATTATCAATCAGGATATCGATATCCATGCTTTGCCTACCAAGCAAAAAGAGGCGATGGAGCTCATCCTTGCCCACCCCGAGGATTTTCCTATGTCTGAAATCAGCAGCCTCGTCTCATACAGCGTCGTCAAAGCATTGGTCAAGAAAGGCTGGATCACTATTTATCCACGCAAGATCGCGGTTCGCAGCATTTTTCTCGATCCAGTTGGTTTACCCAAGGAGATCGACCTCAATCCCGAACAGCGTGGCGCCATCGAGGCGATCAATTCTGCATACGGAAAATTCGGCGTCAATCTGCTTTTCGGCATCACCGGCAGCGGCAAGACGGAAGTCTATATCAATGTCATCCGCAGTTATCTATCTGAGGGAAAGAGTGTCCTGTTCCTGATTCCGGAGATCGCGTTGACGCCCCAGATGGTGGAACGGTTTCAGAGCGAATTTGGTGCTGTGCTTGCGATCTTTCACAGTCAGTTGAGCGATCGCGAACGCCTGATTCAATGGCGCAGGATCGCCGCAGGAGAATGCAGAATCGTCATCGGAGCCAGAAGTGCCGTCTTCGCGCCACTGCCGAAACTCGGACTGATCATTGTGGATGAAGAACACGAACAAAGCTATAAACAGGACAACAATCCCCGCTACAACGGACGCGACACCGCCATCGTGCGTGCCATGCTACAAGGCGCTCAAGTGATCATCGGAAGCGCCACCCCGTCTTTGGAATCCTGGCAAAACGCTCAGAAAGGCAAATATGCGATGCAGGTTCTCAGTTCCCGCCCCCTGGACTACAAGCTTCCGGAAGTCCAGATCATCAATCTCTGCGACGAACCGGAGCGCGAGCTGCTTTCAGAGACCATGCTGCATGCCATCAATCAGAGACTGGAGCGGAAGGAGCAGGTAATCCTCTTTCAAAATCGCCGCGGTTATTCGTCATATATGCAATGTCTCAAATGCGGGAAACTGATCACCTGCGGCAATTGTGAGATCAGCATGTATTATCATCGCGACAGCGAGGAAATGCAGTGCCACTATTGCGGTTTCCACATTCCGAGCCCTCGCAAATGTCCTCACTGTGGCAGTTTCAGTTTTTCCTACGGCGCTCCCGGCACTCAGAAAGTGGAACAGACCCTCAAGCTTTGCTTTCCTCAGGCAAAGATCCTGCGCTTGGATTCGGATTCCTCCAGAAAGAAGGATTCCCATTCCTCGATGTATAAGAGGATGAAAAATCAGGAGATAGATATCCTCCTCGGTACGCAGATGATCTCAAAGGGTTTGGATTTTCCCTTCGTAACCCTGGTGGGAATCGTGATGGCGGATATCAGCTTGAACGTTCCGGATTTTCGAGCTGCTGAGAGAACTTTCCAGCTCATCACTCAGGTAGCGGGTCGCTCCGGTAGGGGAGAGCGCAATGGCGAAGTGCTCATTCAGACCTATAATCCCCGGCACTATGCCATCGATCACGCCAGCCGTCAAGATTATCCCGCTTTTGCGGAAGAGGAAATGTCCTATCGCCGCCGCCTCTATTATCCTCCCTATTATCGCCTGGCGCGCATTCTCTATCAGGCAAAGGATCTGGAAATCCTGAAAAGCGTGATGGCGGATCTGCAGCAATGCACATTGAAACTGCGCGGTCTCCAGTCCGTCGGTGATCTTTTAATTCTCGGTCCCGTCGCCGCTCCCTTTGCCAAACTGAATAACCTCTTTCGCTACCATCTCATTCTGAAAGCCCGCACGATCGGGATCATGTCCCTCGCGCTCAAATTCATCGGCGAAAACCTGAAGCTTCCATCCGCTGTCAATGCCCAAATGGACGTCGATCCGATGGGTCTGATGTAG
- a CDS encoding YraN family protein, producing MDKLTPQDLFHIGEDLAAKYLCSNGYEVLCKNFRTKIGEIDLIVHNHHDLVFVEVKTRSKHSIGDALANISLTKQKRITFSAQEYINQNPYLVKHRVRFDIIVVFYYAHTTTFKIKHFADAFLPVFDDKIT from the coding sequence ATGGATAAATTAACACCCCAAGACTTGTTTCACATCGGTGAAGACCTCGCAGCCAAGTATCTATGCAGCAATGGCTATGAGGTCTTGTGTAAAAATTTCCGCACAAAAATAGGTGAAATCGACCTCATTGTGCATAATCATCACGATCTGGTCTTTGTGGAAGTGAAAACCAGGTCAAAACACTCTATCGGCGATGCGCTGGCAAACATATCTCTCACTAAACAAAAACGCATTACGTTCAGCGCTCAGGAATACATTAATCAGAACCCGTATCTTGTCAAGCACAGAGTTCGATTCGACATTATTGTTGTCTTCTACTACGCACACACAACTACTTTTAAAATCAAACATTTCGCAGATGCTTTTTTACCGGTTTTCGATGATAAAATAACCTAA
- a CDS encoding DUF1292 domain-containing protein gives MFDKDEINLNFDEETTKAIAECDCDCDDEDCDCESDTITLDMEDGTQKEFNVLDIIELDSKKYIALAEIESMEYDILRMEVMDDTVELSIIDDESEFEKVAAKFDELFAIEDEEEEAE, from the coding sequence ATGTTTGATAAAGACGAAATAAATCTCAATTTCGATGAAGAGACCACCAAAGCTATTGCTGAATGCGATTGCGATTGTGATGACGAGGATTGTGATTGCGAGAGCGACACCATCACTTTGGATATGGAAGACGGCACCCAGAAAGAATTTAATGTGCTCGATATTATTGAGCTCGACAGCAAGAAATATATCGCCCTCGCGGAAATCGAGTCCATGGAATATGACATCCTGCGCATGGAAGTGATGGACGATACGGTTGAGCTCAGCATCATCGACGACGAAAGTGAATTTGAAAAAGTCGCTGCCAAGTTCGACGAACTTTTTGCCATTGAGGATGAAGAAGAAGAAGCCGAATAA